ACTAAGATTCTTGTTCTTAATGTAGTCTTAACAATTGGCCTTGTTTTTGGAGTTACTTTGTAAAAGGTTttctaaagtatatatttttcaacttataaaaaatgtaaaatattaaagttacTTCTCTTCTTATTAACAGAATTatttaacaattaaaataagGCAAAAACTACGTTTTTGAAGTGTTATCTGGAGGTCCTTTAAATCCTCTAGCTACCAGGAAATGTTCCGCTGAATCTCCTCGACTCGCACGAGGTTTGACTCGCTTCACCTTATCATAGAAGCGAAGCATGTCTTTCTCCAGCTTGGGTACATCTCCATTGTCCCACACCTTAACCACCAAATGGGCCTGTGGTGCGGACATTGCAATGGCAAAACGGAGCACCTCGTAGCAAAGATTCGTGATGCTCTCTTGATCAAGCATCCTCACTCCCGTAGCATTTGGTGCCATATCAGAGAGGACACAGTTAACCTGTCGACCGTTCAAGGATTCCCTTAACCGCGTCTGCGCAAGGGTGGATGTAAAGTCCATGCCGCCGAAAATCGTGGCTCCCGGCACCGCATGGAAATGCAACAGGTCAATACTAAAGACGGCTCCCTGGGGCGACCGCTCCTGCTTGCCATTTGCATTAGTGCGCTCCACCGCCACTTGGGTCCAGCTTCCAGGGGCAGCTCCGCAGTCCAGTACTGTGTCCCCTGGCCGTAATATTCCGTATTTGTCATCAATCTCCAGTAACTTAAAGGCGCTGCGACAGCGATAGTTCATCATCCGAGCCTTCTCTACGTAGGGATCTGCCAGCTGACGTGTGAGCCACTCCTGGGAGCTTTTGCTCCGGCCCTTAAGGTTTCGTGGCTGTTGTTTGGCATAATTCCCAGCAATCTCAGTGTGCAGCAGccgtttaaacaaaaaattaccaGTAACCGTGAGCCGCATTGTATAAGGTATCGGCTTAAACAGGGTTGTCGagatattttattatcagcaTAGTATTGTATGAAATAATATcctattaaaaaataactagttttattattttttttaactataaCTGACGCTGACATCTactgtaaaatatttaattttaa
The Drosophila bipectinata strain 14024-0381.07 chromosome 3R, DbipHiC1v2, whole genome shotgun sequence DNA segment above includes these coding regions:
- the Mrm2 gene encoding rRNA methyltransferase 2, mitochondrial, producing MRLTVTGNFLFKRLLHTEIAGNYAKQQPRNLKGRSKSSQEWLTRQLADPYVEKARMMNYRCRSAFKLLEIDDKYGILRPGDTVLDCGAAPGSWTQVAVERTNANGKQERSPQGAVFSIDLLHFHAVPGATIFGGMDFTSTLAQTRLRESLNGRQVNCVLSDMAPNATGVRMLDQESITNLCYEVLRFAIAMSAPQAHLVVKVWDNGDVPKLEKDMLRFYDKVKRVKPRASRGDSAEHFLVARGFKGPPDNTSKT